One part of the Lycium ferocissimum isolate CSIRO_LF1 chromosome 8, AGI_CSIRO_Lferr_CH_V1, whole genome shotgun sequence genome encodes these proteins:
- the LOC132067400 gene encoding uncharacterized protein LOC132067400 has protein sequence MALPLGKLTIIVGAGIVGSVLAKEGRLPSVSDIFSGAFKIALKGIKQDNSTNSTPKPKNDSLLQQVNSLRQELQLLASNRSVTIVTSSGSGSSRYTVIIVVVVMGYGYVWWKGWKLPELMFATRRSLSDACGSVSKQLESVYTSIAATKRHLTSRIDRVDSKIDECVDNTAATRDEVSEIRGKVRTFGEDVQSVHLVVRSLETKISRIEGRQNETNFGVGKLVSFVRSIETSRAKEQIEAPPSSSSRPALELPSVAPSARTGSLPPNLSVEPQSPSASSVSPKRPLHGAVSASGLKDLGGISDVVEVSSESSPQVSNAVFTSEQRSNENSGYGGVFGRKFPGFGASFLTRSRSAMQNPK, from the exons GCATTGTAGGGTCAGTACTTGCTAAGGAAGGACGATTGCCAAGTGTCTCCGATATTTTCTCAGGAGCATTTAAG ATTGCTTTGAAGGGAATTAAACAGGATAATTCAACCAATTCAACTCCAAAGCCAAAAAATGATTCTTTGCTGCAGCAG GTTAATAGCTTACGGCAGGAGCTGCAACTGTTGGCTTCAAATAGATCTGTTACAATTGTGACATCAAGTGGATCAG GTTCTAGCAGATATACTGTAatcattgttgttgtggtgatgGGGTATGGTTATGTGTGGTGGAAG GGTTGGAAGCTTCCTGAATTAATGTTTGCGACCAGGCGGAGCTTATCTGATGCATGTGGCAGTGTGTCCAAACAGCTTGAGAGTGTATATACATCTATTGCT GCCACAAAGCGTCATTTAACTTCACGAATTGACCGCGTGGATTCTAAAATTGACGAGTGTGTGGACAATACTGCTGCAACGAGAGACGAG GTTTCTGAAATTCGAGGAAAAGTGAGAACATTTGGTGAGGATGTCCAGTCAGTACACCTTGTTGTCCGATCACTT GAGACAAAAATTAGTAGAATTGAAGGGAGGCAG AATGAAACAAACTTTGGCGTGGGAAAGTTGGTTTCCTTTGTTAGGAGCATTGAAACTAGTAGAGCAAAGGAGCAGATTGAG GCACCCCCATCTAGCTCATCTAGACCTGCCCTTGAATTACCATCAGTAGCTCCCTCAGCACGG accGGGTCTTTGCCTCCAAATTTATCAGTCGAACCACAATCTCCATCTGCTTCTAGCGTATCTCCGAAG CGTCCTTTGCATGGTGCTGTATCTGCTTCAGGTCTGAAG GATCTTGGAGGTATATCAGATGTAGTCGAAGTGTCGAGTGAAAGCAGTCCTCAGGTTTCCAATGCCGTTTTCACCTCAGAACAGAGGAGCAATGAGAACTCTGGTTATGGTGGTGTGTTTGGGCGTAAGTTTCCAGGCTTTGGTGCTTCTTTTCTCACAAGGAGCCGCAGTGCTATGCAGAATCCTAAGTGA